A region from the Aegilops tauschii subsp. strangulata cultivar AL8/78 chromosome 5, Aet v6.0, whole genome shotgun sequence genome encodes:
- the LOC109748737 gene encoding uncharacterized protein isoform X1: protein MDVDGRGDELAASPRPACGKKRPLSPSTPQNDVADSSKSTTSDEDDNPWALSDDEEEDGYHGKYRPFTVDDFPRVSSDDDEQTVAVYKNPEISTRGPRPLRRFPAFKPESRHSCDMEYQLADESEISFSNVGTVDCSHKGYCRSMDMVQFIDLKIAGYQHARPGCAKIFGFFAARDRVEPLRNYVYRREIENYEAVTVKPKTNHPFKIGAFMGTSVHWMSSLRR, encoded by the exons ATGGATGTAGACGGACGCGGAGATGAATTGGCGGCGTCGCCTCGCCCCGCTTGCGGCAAGAAGCGGCCGCTTTCCCCCTCAACTCCTCAGAACGACGTTGCGGACTCGTCCAAGTCCACCACCAGCGACGAGGACGACAACCCCTGGGCGCTCAGCGACGACGAAGAGGAGGATGGATACCACG GGAAGTACCGCCCTTTTACAGTTGACGATTTCCCAAGGGTTAGCAGTGATGATGATGAGCAGACAGTTGCCGTGTATAAGAATCCAGAGATTTCTACCCGAGGCCCAAGACCGCTTAGGAGATTTCCAGCATTTAAGCCAGAAAGTCGACATTCATGTGATATGGAGTATCAACTTGCCGATGAATCTGAAA TCAGTTTCAGCAATGTTGGGACCGTTGATTGCTCACATAAGGGTTATTGCAGATCGATGGACATGGTGCAGTTCATTGATCTCAAAATCGCTGGCTATCAGCATGCCCGGCCTGGATGTGCCAAAATATTTGGGTTTTTCGCAGCGCGGGATCGGGTCGAACCTTTGCGCAATTATGTCTATAGGCGTGAAATTGAGAATTATGAAGCTGTAACTGTGAAGCCAAAGACG AATCATCCATTCAAAATCGGCGCCTTTATGGGGACAAGTGTTCACTGGATGTCAAGTTTACGGCGCTGA
- the LOC109748737 gene encoding uncharacterized protein isoform X3, with translation MDVDGRGDELAASPRPACGKKRPLSPSTPQNDVADSSKSTTSDEDDNPWALSDDEEEDGYHGKYRPFTVDDFPRVSSDDDEQTVAVYKNPEISTRGPRPLRRFPAFKPESRHSCDMEYQLADESEISFSNVGTVDCSHKGYCRSMDMVQFIDLKIAGYQHARPGCAKIFGFFAARDRVEPLRNYVYRREIENYEAVTVKPKTPCSRYWHKEPCAV, from the exons ATGGATGTAGACGGACGCGGAGATGAATTGGCGGCGTCGCCTCGCCCCGCTTGCGGCAAGAAGCGGCCGCTTTCCCCCTCAACTCCTCAGAACGACGTTGCGGACTCGTCCAAGTCCACCACCAGCGACGAGGACGACAACCCCTGGGCGCTCAGCGACGACGAAGAGGAGGATGGATACCACG GGAAGTACCGCCCTTTTACAGTTGACGATTTCCCAAGGGTTAGCAGTGATGATGATGAGCAGACAGTTGCCGTGTATAAGAATCCAGAGATTTCTACCCGAGGCCCAAGACCGCTTAGGAGATTTCCAGCATTTAAGCCAGAAAGTCGACATTCATGTGATATGGAGTATCAACTTGCCGATGAATCTGAAA TCAGTTTCAGCAATGTTGGGACCGTTGATTGCTCACATAAGGGTTATTGCAGATCGATGGACATGGTGCAGTTCATTGATCTCAAAATCGCTGGCTATCAGCATGCCCGGCCTGGATGTGCCAAAATATTTGGGTTTTTCGCAGCGCGGGATCGGGTCGAACCTTTGCGCAATTATGTCTATAGGCGTGAAATTGAGAATTATGAAGCTGTAACTGTGAAGCCAAAGACG CCCTGCTCGAGGTATTGGCATAAGGAGCCGTGTGCTGTTTGA
- the LOC109748737 gene encoding uncharacterized protein isoform X2, with protein MDVDGRGDELAASPRPACGKKRPLSPSTPQNDVADSSKSTTSDEDDNPWALSDDEEEDGYHGKYRPFTVDDFPRVSSDDDEQTVAVYKNPEISTRGPRPLRRFPAFKPESRHSCDMEYQLADESEISFSNVGTVDCSHKGYCRSMDMVQFIDLKIAGYQHARPGCAKIFGFFAARDRVEPLRNYVYRREIENYEAVTVKPKTLKNLLETSYLSIRAFA; from the exons ATGGATGTAGACGGACGCGGAGATGAATTGGCGGCGTCGCCTCGCCCCGCTTGCGGCAAGAAGCGGCCGCTTTCCCCCTCAACTCCTCAGAACGACGTTGCGGACTCGTCCAAGTCCACCACCAGCGACGAGGACGACAACCCCTGGGCGCTCAGCGACGACGAAGAGGAGGATGGATACCACG GGAAGTACCGCCCTTTTACAGTTGACGATTTCCCAAGGGTTAGCAGTGATGATGATGAGCAGACAGTTGCCGTGTATAAGAATCCAGAGATTTCTACCCGAGGCCCAAGACCGCTTAGGAGATTTCCAGCATTTAAGCCAGAAAGTCGACATTCATGTGATATGGAGTATCAACTTGCCGATGAATCTGAAA TCAGTTTCAGCAATGTTGGGACCGTTGATTGCTCACATAAGGGTTATTGCAGATCGATGGACATGGTGCAGTTCATTGATCTCAAAATCGCTGGCTATCAGCATGCCCGGCCTGGATGTGCCAAAATATTTGGGTTTTTCGCAGCGCGGGATCGGGTCGAACCTTTGCGCAATTATGTCTATAGGCGTGAAATTGAGAATTATGAAGCTGTAACTGTGAAGCCAAAGACG